Below is a genomic region from Micropterus dolomieu isolate WLL.071019.BEF.003 ecotype Adirondacks linkage group LG08, ASM2129224v1, whole genome shotgun sequence.
TTTTCCTAAGCGGAATCATTAACACTGCTATTAATTGGCAGGTGTGTGAAAGTGTCATCATTTGGATCTGTCAGCCACTTCCGAAAAGAAAACAAGGTGTGTGGCTTGTTCACAGTGCAACCACTGCAGctgaacagttttttttctaattGTATTTTGTCTGTAGTTCTACAAATGAATAATTTTTACTGCAGATGTTTATGCTATGGGAAACGGCACAAATTACTGCTGTTAAATCATTTTCAACGTTGctgagttgtgtttttgtgtcgtTTTATCAAtgatgacataaaaacattagTGCTAACAGAAATCTCTATACTAAACATGAATATAAAATGTGACGTTGCTAGTTTTTTGTCAGCCAACAGGTGCTGCAGATCGCTGCCTGGATTGTTCAGTAGAAAGAGACTGTCCATACTCAGCATCCAAAATCTACCTGAATAGTGTGAAACAGGttaacattttaacacattATCTTCACCAATGATCTACTTTACTTCCGTGAACCTATTTTACTTGCTATACATCAtttcatgtgtactgtatgtgtgtgtatatgtgctaGGGTCACACTGGCTGGCCTGTATCAGTCATATGTCCGAGCTCACTCCCAGACATCGAGTCAGTAACTGAGGCACTGAGGACTGGACCATACGGCCGCTGTGTCTACGAGTGTGACAACGATGTCTGCAGTAACCAGGTTAGAAAACAAAGTGTATCCCTCCCCAGTTCCACCCTCCTGTCCAAATATGGTCGCTtctggttaaaaaaacaaacaaaaacaagatagaGACGGTCAATATGCCAAACTTGTGGCTTTAAAAAgatagtccacaaaccaattgGTGATGTCATGTtggctacatccacttcttttatacagctTATGTTAAGgtcattatttacatttaagaagcgTGACACTTTTTTCCCTTATGTCTTGTTTATATGTCCCGCTTGCCAGGTTGTGAACATGGAGTTTGAAGGGGGTCTGACGGCAGCCTTTTCAATGGTGGCATTCACCGAGAAGCTCTGCGAGCGAAAAACAACCATCTATGGCAGCAAGGTAGGACTGGAAGGGATTACAGAAAATAAGGAAATGCTACAATTTTGCATTAATACATACAAGCAGTTCTACAAAGAAAAGGCGCCATCAACTTCTGGCTCACAGATCATCGAGTAACTCTatctaacccccccccccccccccccccccccacacacacacacacacacacacacaaatgtaagcCTCTGTATCGAGACCAAACAAAGTCATATTGTGGTATTAGTTGCCTAGATCTAACTCCACTCCACACAACTGTGTCTTCACAGGGGGAGCTGTCATATGATGGCCATGAGATACGCGTGTTTGACTTTCTGACCCAGAGATCCACAAAGCACACGGCACGCAATAATGTCCCTTGTCGCTTTGGCCTGAGTGGGCATGGTGGAGCAGACTACCACCTTATGGATGCCTTTATTTCTGCTGTGGCGGTGAGTGCTCATAAATACTgttaatgttatattttgtcAGTGTATGGTTTCCCGTTTATTTTTGTCCTTCTTTTACTCATTTGGTTGTTGCAGTATATGAATagctttgatttatttaaatctttacCTTAGATTGACAGTTGTTTGGgaacattaataataaataatgacagATTAACACTGACTGGGATGGTTGGTTAGtgatgtgtctgtctgtgtttctgtgagtgTAGAACAATGATCCATCCCTGATCCTCTCGGGTCCTGAGGAGACGCTGCAGAGCCATCTGTTGGTGTTTGAAGCTGAGCGTTCGCGACTGGAGAGCAGGGTGGTGTACTGTGGCAACATTAGCCAGAACTAGATGACTAAAGAAACACTTTTGACAGGAAAATGATCTCACCTTAAAAATCAATGAGTATAGGGCCACATTTTTGAGTGCAATCAGGTTGATTATTTAGTTAATATTGCTCAGGGATTTGTGACGAAGTGAATAAGTGAACctgtttagtttttaaattacataaataagCACTATGCCAAGAACTTGATAATTTGTTGTTCTGTACGTCATGTTTATAATTGTATGAGGAAGTAATGTTAATGGGAAGTACTCATTATTCCTACTAAAACATTGTGAATCTGTGTAATATAAATAGTTGCTGAATCTGTGTCTTTTAATGTCATCCAACGCACAATATGACTGTATGAGTGTGtagtatatactgtatctcATGATATTACTGCATGTGGTTGAATCCAGTTGATCTGTCACTCCCAACGGCTTCTTGAAATGCTCAGGGGttaaatgaaaaatcaaaatgCTTCTGAGCCACTGAgagaataaattaattaattaaaatacatttattgaatTCACAAGTATCACTGACTGTGAACTACtgcacataaatacacattatGCATACGTATGCCCATAGATTTCATACTTCcttaaagtaaatatttaatttaagcaGGTTACTTCCTGTTGAATAACTGATGCAGCAATGCTTTACACCATATTGTGTCTATCTAAACATTCGCTAAAAAAAGCATACTATAAAATAGCTCTTGGAACATGTAAAAGGTCAGCACAGACTTGTTTCCAGTGGCTCAGTATGCAGGACCTCATGGCAGCTCTACCGAGCAGCACCGGCTCATCAGGTAAgtctcttctttttcctctgaATCTGTGGGATAAATAAAGGATGTCATATATGCCAGGCCATACAAAAATTCTCATGAAATTTGCTATTGGATGATCTTTTGTGGAGCTTTAACATGGGAATATCAATTTAAAAGAACAGGCAACTTTTACATGACATAGCCGGGTTACAGTTTGATAATTACATGTGGGCTACTAGAGATTCATAACTTGTGTTATAAAGTTAAAAGATTTGTCTCATGTATAAAGTATATGTACACGAATGGACAAAAGCACTGGGACTCCTACACTTTACTtttatgacatcccattctaaaTCCATAGGtattaatatggagttggttCACCCTTTGCAGCTGTAATAGCTTCTGCTCTTCTGGGAAAGCTTCTAAAGAATTTTGGAGTTTGTCTGTGGGAACTGTTTCCCATTCATCCAAAAGAGCATTTGTGAGGCCAGACACTGTTGTTGGACGAGAAGGCTTGGCTTGCAATCTCCGCTGTAGTttatcccaaaggtgttggatagggttgaggtcagggctctgtgcaggccagtcaagttcctccacaccaaactgggaaaaccatttcttcaTGGAGCTGGCTTTATGCAAGGGGGCATTGTCATATTGAAAGAGGAAACGAAAACACACTGTTGGAGGAACTACTGTCTAAAATTGTATGTAGTAGCGTTAAGATTTCCACACCATGAAAAAAACCCTCCCAAAAGTATTTGGACAGaggtgtcccagtacttttgtctACAtagtgtgtgcatatatatatatatatatatatataattgttttggggtttttagTTATGCTCACCCTCTTATTGACCAGTGTCAAGAGATCTGCTCTACTCACTGGCTCCTTTGCCTCCAGCAGCACTGACTCCACCAAGTCTGGGTCATCACTGAGGCATCACAGAGATTCTGaatttatgtgcatttttttcAAGCATACATCAAACCAAACAGCTAACAAGAGGTTTATTAATTACTATGCTGTTATCTAATACCTGCACTcttatcaaaattaaaaaaaaacacctactCGGGCGCAGGGGTCGCAGCAGCAGTGGTCAGGTTGACAGCTGGGGGGCTTATTCCCAGGAGCTGCTCAGCAATGGTACTAAGACTGTCAATGTCCTGGAGGAGAGAAAGTACATTAAAATGCTGAAGGCTGTCAATATGCAAAGGCTAGAAACTAAACACTACTGTATGTCTGCAACTCTGTACCGACAAAGCGTTTCAAATCACATACCCACTGGCTAAGGTTGTCCTGGAAATGAAGATAGGACTGCAGAGTGAGAAGCTCATTGACTCTGTCCTCCACCATTGTCATGTTCTCTTTGATGTTTTCTTCCTGGACTCCACCAGAGGAACCCAATTGGCCGGAGATCACTGAGCTACCACAGCTGATATGAAGCAATGTCTTAAGACCTGGTAGAAGGAAATTAGAACAAAAATTATAATCTTTCTACAggactgtttatttttttatctcccACTGTTAGATTAAATCCTTATTGTCTACAATGTAATAAGCTATTTACTATACTTATTCATGTACACTATCACCGATTACTACAACATCATATGACTACAGCTGCAGTTGCTccacagcacagagcagatttACATGAATGAACACAAGCATTTACAGACTGCTTATACTTCTGTGCATGTACTCTGACCCAGTTGTTATAATTCTACGTTTTGGAAGGTGGgctttgatgtttgtttgttttttgctaacTTGACACACGAATGTGCTAGAGCATAATTTCCCTCACTTTGGTGTATGGTTAAAACCAATTCACAAAGCAACATCAACTGTCTTGTTAACATGGTCTGTGTTGTTTAAATCGTGCAGTCCTCATGCTAGTGCTTTCAGGTgcaatacacattttaaataagtCCTGTGTTGGGACTAGACATTCACTAAGCACTAAGCACATATcctttatacatttacatatgaCAATAAATGGGTCTTCTAGTccaagaaaaacatttctaaacTCCATCATACAATTTGCCATGTTTCTGTTGCCCGCATTTAAAAGGATAATGTTATGCAGGGGTGCCCTATGCTGTACCGTCTCCGAGCTGATATAGGAGCTTTTCCATGAACTCAACACGTTGT
It encodes:
- the zgc:154075 gene encoding putative oxidoreductase YteT isoform X2, whose amino-acid sequence is MTSPVRVIVVGAGSRGEIYSQFASIHPERVKVVGVADPRKFARTKLQQQHKIVDENTYEDWPSIVEREKFADAVLICTPDRLHKEPAVAFAKKGYHVLLEKPMATTAEDCTSIVEACTQNGVMLSVGHVLRYDPVIHKIKELIDAGVVGDVIHIQHLEPVGFYHFAHSFVRGNWRNEAESSFALLAKSCHDIDLIHHWAGTRRCVKVSSFGSVSHFRKENKPTGAADRCLDCSVERDCPYSASKIYLNSVKQGHTGWPVSVICPSSLPDIESVTEALRTGPYGRCVYECDNDVCSNQVVNMEFEGGLTAAFSMVAFTEKLCERKTTIYGSKGELSYDGHEIRVFDFLTQRSTKHTARNNVPCRFGLSGHGGADYHLMDAFISAVANNDPSLILSGPEETLQSHLLVFEAERSRLESRVVYCGNISQN
- the zgc:154075 gene encoding putative oxidoreductase YteT isoform X1; its protein translation is MGQNSSQGATMTSPVRVIVVGAGSRGEIYSQFASIHPERVKVVGVADPRKFARTKLQQQHKIVDENTYEDWPSIVEREKFADAVLICTPDRLHKEPAVAFAKKGYHVLLEKPMATTAEDCTSIVEACTQNGVMLSVGHVLRYDPVIHKIKELIDAGVVGDVIHIQHLEPVGFYHFAHSFVRGNWRNEAESSFALLAKSCHDIDLIHHWAGTRRCVKVSSFGSVSHFRKENKPTGAADRCLDCSVERDCPYSASKIYLNSVKQGHTGWPVSVICPSSLPDIESVTEALRTGPYGRCVYECDNDVCSNQVVNMEFEGGLTAAFSMVAFTEKLCERKTTIYGSKGELSYDGHEIRVFDFLTQRSTKHTARNNVPCRFGLSGHGGADYHLMDAFISAVANNDPSLILSGPEETLQSHLLVFEAERSRLESRVVYCGNISQN